A region of Allocoleopsis franciscana PCC 7113 DNA encodes the following proteins:
- a CDS encoding Spx/MgsR family RNA polymerase-binding regulatory protein has translation MSIQVYGIPNCGTCKKAFTWLEDNAIAYEFINTKEKPPTREMIQRWVEVLGAKPMRNTSGQSYRALGDKKNAWTDEQWIEAFAQDAMLLKRPLFVKDGTAVFVGFREKEDVMREKLGVSRN, from the coding sequence ATGTCTATCCAAGTCTACGGAATACCCAACTGCGGAACCTGTAAGAAGGCGTTTACGTGGCTCGAAGATAATGCTATTGCGTATGAGTTCATTAATACCAAGGAAAAGCCACCAACCCGTGAGATGATTCAACGTTGGGTGGAAGTTTTGGGAGCTAAACCGATGCGGAACACCTCCGGACAGTCTTATCGGGCGTTGGGTGACAAGAAGAACGCTTGGACAGATGAGCAGTGGATTGAGGCGTTTGCTCAGGATGCGATGTTGCTCAAGCGACCGCTTTTTGTCAAGGATGGAACGGCGGTGTTTGTTGGGTTTAGAGAGAAAGAGGATGTGATGCGCGAAAAATTGGGAGTATCTCGAAATTAG
- the hemF gene encoding oxygen-dependent coproporphyrinogen oxidase has protein sequence MTTTSTPNLSLTNFLPPADAKQRVSQWMRQIQDKICQGLEELDGVSQFRQDEWQREEGGGGGRSRVIRDGDVFEQGGVNFSEIWGSQLPSSILIQRPEAAGHEFYVTGTSMVLHPRNPYIPTVHLNYRYFEAGPVWWFGGGADLTPYYPFAEDAAHFHSTLKQACDAHHAEYYPAFKRWCDEYFYLKHRQETRGVGGIFFDYQDGRDQLYRGFDPQGLAAAYSNELGNLAPRSWEDLFAFVQSCGDAFLPAYVPIAQRRRTREYGERERNFQLYRRGRYVEFNLVYDRGTIFGLQTNGRTESILMSLPPLVRWEYGYQPEPNTPEAELYETFLKPQDWASWTPDSSSKG, from the coding sequence ATGACAACGACTTCGACTCCAAACCTATCTCTCACAAACTTTCTACCACCTGCTGATGCAAAACAGAGAGTTAGCCAGTGGATGCGACAAATCCAAGATAAAATTTGCCAAGGTCTAGAAGAACTTGATGGTGTCAGCCAGTTTCGCCAAGATGAGTGGCAACGGGAAGAAGGCGGTGGTGGAGGGCGATCGCGCGTTATCCGTGATGGGGATGTTTTTGAACAGGGGGGAGTGAACTTCTCGGAAATTTGGGGTTCTCAACTGCCCTCCTCAATTTTGATTCAACGTCCCGAAGCAGCGGGACATGAATTTTATGTTACAGGCACTTCAATGGTGCTACATCCCCGCAATCCTTACATACCCACCGTTCACCTCAACTATCGCTACTTCGAGGCGGGGCCGGTTTGGTGGTTTGGCGGAGGTGCTGATTTAACACCTTACTATCCCTTTGCCGAGGATGCTGCCCATTTCCACTCCACCCTGAAACAAGCTTGTGATGCTCACCATGCCGAATATTACCCAGCGTTTAAGCGTTGGTGTGATGAATATTTCTACTTAAAACATCGCCAAGAAACACGAGGCGTAGGGGGCATCTTTTTCGATTATCAAGATGGTCGAGATCAACTGTATCGCGGCTTTGATCCCCAAGGACTAGCGGCAGCTTACAGTAATGAACTAGGAAACTTAGCACCACGCAGTTGGGAAGACTTGTTTGCTTTTGTCCAATCCTGTGGTGATGCCTTTTTACCCGCTTACGTGCCGATCGCACAACGGCGGCGGACGAGGGAATATGGTGAGCGCGAACGGAATTTCCAGCTCTATCGTCGCGGACGTTATGTGGAATTTAACCTAGTTTATGACCGAGGTACGATTTTTGGACTGCAAACCAACGGACGTACCGAGTCTATTTTAATGTCCTTACCGCCACTTGTGCGTTGGGAGTATGGCTATCAACCCGAACCCAATACACCGGAAGCTGAGTTGTACGAAACGTTTTTGAAGCCTCAAGATTGGGCGAGTTGGAC